From the Cystobacter ferrugineus genome, the window ACGCTATAATAGCGCGCCGCGCCGGGAAAGCTCCTCAGCGTTTCACGCGCCAGTGGGTGCCTTCTCCTTCCAGCCGCACCCCCTCGGCCTTCAGCCGCCGGGCCTGCTCCACCGCCACCGCGGGCGCGAGCGTCCCGTTCGAGCGCAGCACCCGCCACCAGGGCACGTTCTCGAGCGTCTTGAGCTCCCGGCCCACGCCCCGTGCCGCCCCTGGCCGCCCCGCGTAGAGCGCCACCTGCGCGTACGAGCGCACCTCGCCCCGGGGGATGGCGCGCACCGCCCGGCGCACCGCCTCGGGGAAGGGGAGGGGAGGCGCGGACTCCCGGCGGCGGGGACTCTTCTTCTTCACGGCCATGGCGGACTCCTCCCCAAGAACAAAGCCCCCGCGTCCACGAGGGAGGCGGGGGCTTCGTGTCTACACCTGGTGGCGTCCTAG encodes:
- a CDS encoding MGMT family protein — encoded protein: MAVKKKSPRRRESAPPLPFPEAVRRAVRAIPRGEVRSYAQVALYAGRPGAARGVGRELKTLENVPWWRVLRSNGTLAPAVAVEQARRLKAEGVRLEGEGTHWRVKR